From the genome of Candidatus Paceibacterota bacterium, one region includes:
- the rplI gene encoding 50S ribosomal protein L9, whose translation MKVILLQNVPKVGKKYELVEVAPGYARNFLVARGLGEIITRVNVGRVEELQKRRSLEAVKEAARLEKALATLAATKLSFAREANEEGHLYAQVTMHDIAEAIEKATEVAIPVAQIHAAHQIKSVGEHQVKVQVGEKTVEITLDVTALAA comes from the coding sequence ATGAAGGTAATACTTTTGCAGAATGTCCCAAAGGTGGGAAAGAAGTACGAGCTTGTAGAGGTTGCCCCAGGTTACGCACGCAACTTCCTTGTTGCTCGTGGTCTCGGTGAAATCATCACTCGTGTCAATGTTGGTCGCGTAGAAGAGCTCCAGAAGCGTCGCTCACTCGAGGCAGTTAAGGAAGCTGCTCGTCTTGAGAAGGCCCTCGCTACGCTCGCAGCTACAAAGCTTTCATTCGCTAGAGAGGCAAATGAAGAAGGTCATCTTTATGCACAGGTCACCATGCATGATATCGCTGAGGCAATCGAGAAGGCAACTGAAGTTGCTATCCCAGTTGCGCAGATCCATGCAGCGCACCAGATCAAGTCAGTTGGTGAGCACCAGGTAAAGGTACAGGTAGGGGAGAAAACGGTAGAAATCACCCTCGACGTTACTGCGCTTGCAGCATAA
- a CDS encoding fibronectin type III domain-containing protein, translating into MQFTAKINKLALSLLVVTGLFAHTSAALAATSSVTCNAATLNGHTATTVFPVTVWFEWGTNSSAVTGGNGTKTASQTLSANASFSAPLSGLNENTTYYYRAMAQDHIGPLAGAVVSFTTPPCGGQGQLPSVTTNSASNVDNYSATLNEYVDPRGSNGSRWFEYGTSQGNLSNSTSRVNISAPGNGSAYISNLSTNTTYYFRAAGSNDQGTVYGQILSFTTNGGTNGQRPTASTNSASGVSLSDATLNGYVDPNGTNDTVRWFEWGSGYYGFDNSTSQVNISNAGNVSAYLPNLSANTTYRFRVVAQNSYGTSYGTTMTFRTNGGSNGQVPTATTRSASSVDNYSATLNGYVDPNGASDTARWFEYGTSQGNLYNSTSRVNIGYAGDASAYISSLSANRTYYFRIVAQNSQGTTYGQVLSFTTNNGGDNNDQLPTVNTNSASSIDNYSATLNGYVGTNGSSYNTTRWFEYGTSQGNLYNSTSHVNMSNSGSISAYISNLQTNTTYYFRAVAQNSQGTVYGQVLSFTTNGGGGGGYSNLPLVTTRSANNVFASAALINGYVDANGSGSASGWFEWGTNQNLSNTTSRTSIGSGSSNISSNLTGLSQNTTYYYRAVGQNDQGTVRGSILSFTTSNTGNTDDGAAPTAITTLPTQITGTSAMLNSLVLNNGNDVARAWFEWGTTQALARTTSPVSIGTAPSARHAETVYGLVSGTTYYFRVVAENSHGKNYGIIRSFVARSPVVVVTPKPTPKPTTPVRIVERIVEKPVLVHAEGVNSLVMLTITGGSDTITKGEDRTYHVTWTNDSTQNLSNVVLRVLVPQTMTFKSSDDGTFSKADSTLTLELDKLSVGESGETNLVLNGGGTLKVGDLVVTTANMVYTDESSVQGDALAYTTQRVVEGGAVLGASVGAASFPMMLLGWLLLIILVMILIILTMHLYRKLKEGGESSSN; encoded by the coding sequence ATGCAATTCACCGCAAAGATCAACAAACTCGCACTTAGTCTCCTTGTCGTAACGGGACTTTTTGCGCATACTTCCGCAGCACTTGCAGCAACGTCCTCTGTGACCTGCAATGCAGCTACGCTTAATGGTCATACCGCAACAACTGTTTTCCCAGTAACCGTATGGTTCGAGTGGGGAACAAATTCAAGCGCGGTTACAGGAGGTAACGGAACAAAGACCGCATCGCAAACACTTTCTGCGAATGCTTCTTTCAGTGCGCCTCTTTCTGGCTTGAATGAGAATACAACTTATTACTACCGTGCGATGGCACAGGATCATATTGGTCCTCTCGCTGGTGCGGTCGTGTCATTTACGACTCCTCCATGTGGTGGACAGGGTCAGCTTCCAAGCGTTACTACAAATAGTGCTTCGAATGTTGATAACTACTCTGCGACACTCAATGAATACGTCGATCCCCGTGGCTCAAACGGCTCACGTTGGTTCGAGTATGGAACAAGTCAGGGTAATCTTTCAAACTCAACTTCACGCGTAAATATTTCTGCACCAGGAAATGGCTCAGCATATATTTCGAACTTGAGTACGAATACAACCTATTACTTCCGTGCAGCAGGATCAAACGATCAGGGTACGGTGTATGGACAGATTCTCTCGTTCACTACTAATGGTGGCACGAATGGTCAGCGTCCAACAGCGTCAACAAATAGCGCTTCTGGCGTATCTTTGAGTGATGCAACACTTAATGGCTATGTGGATCCTAACGGAACAAACGATACTGTTCGTTGGTTCGAGTGGGGTTCAGGTTATTACGGTTTCGACAACTCAACTTCGCAGGTGAATATAAGCAATGCAGGAAATGTTTCTGCATATCTCCCAAATCTTTCTGCAAACACAACCTATCGTTTTCGTGTGGTTGCACAGAATAGCTACGGTACTTCATATGGTACAACCATGACGTTCAGGACCAATGGTGGCTCGAATGGTCAGGTTCCTACTGCTACGACTCGTAGCGCATCAAGCGTTGATAATTATTCAGCAACCCTGAATGGTTATGTTGATCCAAATGGTGCAAGTGATACTGCTCGTTGGTTTGAGTATGGTACAAGTCAGGGGAATCTCTATAATTCAACCTCTCGCGTAAATATTGGTTATGCAGGTGATGCGTCAGCATATATCTCAAGCCTTTCAGCGAACCGTACATACTACTTCCGTATCGTTGCCCAGAACAGTCAGGGTACGACCTATGGTCAGGTGCTTTCATTCACTACGAACAACGGTGGTGACAATAATGATCAGCTTCCTACGGTAAACACAAACAGTGCTTCGAGTATCGATAACTATTCAGCTACACTGAACGGTTACGTGGGTACAAATGGTTCATCATACAACACGACACGTTGGTTTGAGTATGGCACAAGTCAGGGAAATCTCTATAACTCGACTTCTCATGTCAACATGAGTAATTCGGGCAGTATCTCTGCATACATCTCGAATCTTCAGACGAACACAACGTACTACTTCCGTGCAGTTGCTCAGAATAGTCAGGGTACCGTCTATGGTCAGGTGCTTTCATTCACGACAAATGGTGGAGGCGGTGGTGGATATTCAAACTTGCCTTTGGTGACGACACGCTCCGCAAATAACGTATTTGCTTCAGCCGCACTCATCAATGGTTATGTTGATGCAAATGGTTCAGGTAGCGCATCAGGTTGGTTCGAGTGGGGTACCAATCAAAACCTCTCGAATACAACTTCGCGTACCTCAATCGGTAGCGGTAGTTCAAATATTTCATCAAACCTCACCGGTCTTTCACAAAATACAACCTACTACTACCGTGCAGTAGGACAAAATGATCAGGGTACAGTACGTGGAAGCATCTTGTCATTCACGACTTCAAACACAGGAAATACAGACGATGGTGCTGCTCCAACAGCAATCACTACACTTCCTACACAGATTACGGGAACGAGTGCAATGCTCAATTCACTTGTCTTGAATAATGGTAACGATGTCGCACGTGCATGGTTTGAGTGGGGAACTACTCAGGCGCTCGCACGTACAACAAGCCCCGTAAGCATTGGTACCGCACCATCTGCGCGCCATGCTGAGACGGTCTATGGTCTTGTGAGTGGTACAACATACTACTTCCGTGTAGTTGCAGAGAATAGCCATGGTAAGAACTATGGAATCATTCGCAGCTTCGTTGCGCGTAGTCCAGTAGTAGTGGTTACCCCAAAACCAACTCCAAAGCCTACAACACCAGTAAGGATTGTTGAGCGTATTGTCGAGAAGCCAGTCTTGGTACATGCAGAAGGCGTAAATAGCCTCGTCATGCTCACTATCACTGGTGGATCAGATACAATCACAAAGGGCGAGGATCGCACCTATCATGTCACCTGGACAAATGACAGCACTCAGAATTTGAGCAATGTCGTCCTCCGTGTACTCGTTCCTCAGACCATGACGTTCAAGAGCTCAGATGATGGTACGTTCTCGAAAGCGGACAGTACGCTCACGCTTGAACTTGATAAGCTCAGCGTTGGTGAGTCTGGAGAAACGAATCTTGTCCTGAATGGTGGTGGCACACTCAAGGTTGGTGATCTCGTGGTGACAACTGCGAATATGGTCTATACCGATGAATCAAGTGTTCAGGGTGATGCACTTGCATATACAACGCAGCGCGTTGTTGAAGGCGGTGCAGTACTCGGTGCAAGTGTCGGTGCAGCTTCATTCCCAATGATGCTTCTCGGCTGGTTGCTCCTCATCATCCTTGTCATGATTCTTATCATCCTCACGATGCACCTTTATAGGAAGCTCAAGGAGGGAGGTGAGTCATCTTCAAACTAA
- a CDS encoding 50S ribosomal protein L27: MSTKKAGGTARNLTDSKPKYLGVKLHDGQKAIVGNIIVRQRGTRVVAGEGVKVGKDHTLYAVKDGTVKFKTVRKIGFDGNRKSHKMAYLAA; this comes from the coding sequence ATGTCGACCAAAAAGGCCGGAGGTACCGCTAGAAACCTCACCGACTCAAAGCCAAAATATCTTGGCGTTAAGCTCCATGACGGACAGAAGGCAATCGTTGGCAACATCATTGTTCGCCAGCGTGGTACTCGCGTTGTAGCCGGTGAGGGTGTCAAAGTGGGCAAGGATCACACACTCTATGCAGTGAAGGATGGCACCGTTAAGTTCAAGACCGTTCGCAAGATCGGTTTCGACGGTAACCGTAAGAGCCATAAGATGGCATATCTCGCAGCATAA
- a CDS encoding helix-turn-helix domain-containing protein, producing the protein MKKYTKKNIHSPIENTLQVIGSKWTVLIIRELMDGTRRFGELERALTGISPRTLSMRLGDMEGHGIIERKVFPEVPPRVEYKLSPLGKTLEPVLKTMSNWGSAVKK; encoded by the coding sequence ATGAAAAAGTACACGAAGAAGAACATTCATTCTCCAATTGAGAATACTCTTCAGGTTATCGGCAGCAAGTGGACAGTATTGATTATCCGCGAGCTCATGGACGGCACACGTCGTTTCGGTGAACTCGAGCGCGCCCTGACCGGTATCAGCCCACGTACACTCTCAATGCGCCTCGGTGACATGGAGGGCCATGGCATTATCGAGCGTAAGGTCTTCCCAGAAGTACCACCACGCGTAGAGTACAAGCTCTCACCACTTGGCAAGACTCTTGAGCCAGTCCTCAAGACCATGTCAAACTGGGGTTCAGCAGTCAAGAAATAG